The proteins below come from a single Tenuifilum thalassicum genomic window:
- a CDS encoding nitroreductase family protein — MSTSSSECFYNIVKTRQSDRAYDTRPVEREKILRILEAARIAPSACNAQPWRFIVVDDPELKNRLADAAASKVLGINHFTKQAPVHIVIVMEAANFNSNFGSIVKGKTFPLIDIGIAAEHICLAAKAEGLGSCMLGWFDEPAVKKLLSIPKARRVPLIITIGYPATDEIREKKRKSFDEVVSFNKY, encoded by the coding sequence ATGTCTACCAGTAGTAGCGAATGCTTTTATAATATTGTAAAAACGCGTCAAAGCGATAGAGCTTACGACACTCGCCCAGTTGAAAGAGAGAAAATCCTTAGGATTTTAGAAGCTGCTCGAATAGCACCTTCTGCTTGTAATGCCCAACCTTGGCGTTTTATAGTTGTTGATGATCCTGAATTAAAAAACAGGTTAGCCGATGCTGCAGCAAGTAAGGTGTTAGGTATTAACCATTTTACAAAGCAGGCTCCTGTCCATATCGTTATTGTAATGGAGGCTGCAAATTTTAATTCTAATTTTGGTAGCATTGTAAAAGGTAAAACCTTTCCCCTGATCGATATTGGTATTGCTGCCGAACATATTTGTCTGGCCGCTAAAGCCGAAGGCTTAGGAAGCTGCATGCTTGGATGGTTCGATGAACCTGCAGTTAAGAAATTACTTAGTATTCCAAAAGCCAGGAGAGTTCCGTTAATAATAACAATTGGGTATCCAGCTACCGATGAAATTAGAGAGAAAAAGCGTAAGTCTTTTGATGAAGTTGTGTCATTTAATAAGTATTAG
- a CDS encoding GAF domain-containing protein yields MKRKLKIRQKILLYILSVVAILYIVTVGYMLWQSRTSVYNDAIAKTQLTAKVSAKEVSRIFEKELTIVRTLSQAFSIYQTMPHEQWKKLFLDMYMPVLKANPEIYSLWDSWEYKQFVPGYEKDYGRFVITTWREGKELKWLYDERSMEGDPPIYGRYKTLGEEAVWEPYVDQVTTGKSDVKLMITYDSPIYVDDKYCGMIASDVSLESLQAMISEIKPVAGSYAYLISNEGIIAAHPNKEFLSKKFNEVLKNEDEKENVTERIAKGEEFYYITKDEFGKQHLICYSPIIAGKIKSPWSLALSVPMDVIMAKAKKTLYVSLFVSIAGLILIVIVLLIVSDNLTKPIKRVTGILKRMAKGEVSEDLKVDINTGDEIEEMALALNTTIDGIEHKTTFANEIGSGNYSTYLELLSDKDVLGKSLIHMRDSLKKAAEEEQKRKIEDQKRSWANEGYAKFGEILRQNNNDLQKLCDTVIAALVKYVGANQGGIFLWNDEDKSDEHFELVSAFAWDRKKYITKKIEKGEGLVGACALEKETIFLTDVPDDYVNITSGLGDANPRCVILVPLKHEEEVLGVIEMASFKVLEQHEVDFIEKIAESIASTILSVKINARTKMLLEQSQMQAEEMKAQEEEMRQNMEELQATQEEVERKSAEIEEFISSIHNSAYVIEYDLNGNIISVNDAFVQFVGVPKEQIIGTHHSDNLELSAEQKKEYGSFWDNLKAGVSKKVKATVKWKGKTYHFLETYIPVKDSDGKVYKIMKLAFDDKEFK; encoded by the coding sequence ATGAAGCGCAAGTTAAAGATACGTCAGAAAATTTTATTGTACATACTTAGTGTAGTTGCTATTCTTTACATTGTTACAGTAGGATACATGCTTTGGCAATCGCGCACAAGTGTTTACAATGATGCCATAGCCAAAACCCAGCTAACCGCAAAAGTATCGGCAAAAGAGGTTTCAAGAATCTTTGAAAAGGAGCTAACAATAGTACGTACTCTATCTCAAGCGTTTTCCATATACCAAACGATGCCTCACGAACAGTGGAAAAAACTTTTTCTTGACATGTATATGCCTGTTCTAAAAGCAAATCCTGAAATCTACTCGTTATGGGACAGCTGGGAGTACAAGCAGTTTGTTCCTGGATATGAGAAAGATTATGGGCGATTTGTAATAACTACCTGGCGGGAAGGCAAGGAGTTAAAATGGCTGTATGATGAGCGGAGTATGGAAGGCGACCCACCAATCTATGGGCGTTACAAAACTCTTGGTGAAGAAGCAGTGTGGGAACCATATGTTGATCAGGTCACTACAGGAAAGTCGGATGTTAAGCTAATGATAACCTATGACTCCCCAATCTATGTTGATGATAAATACTGTGGAATGATAGCTTCTGATGTTAGCCTAGAAAGCTTACAAGCAATGATTTCTGAGATAAAACCAGTAGCAGGAAGTTATGCATATTTAATATCAAATGAAGGAATAATTGCCGCACATCCAAACAAAGAGTTTTTAAGTAAAAAATTTAATGAAGTCCTAAAAAATGAGGATGAAAAAGAAAACGTTACTGAGCGCATAGCCAAAGGTGAAGAGTTTTACTACATTACTAAGGACGAGTTTGGGAAGCAACATTTGATTTGTTATTCTCCCATTATTGCAGGAAAAATCAAGTCTCCCTGGTCGCTCGCCCTATCTGTCCCTATGGATGTGATAATGGCAAAGGCTAAAAAAACTCTTTACGTATCACTGTTCGTAAGTATTGCTGGCTTAATTTTAATTGTTATTGTTCTTCTCATAGTTTCCGACAACCTAACCAAACCAATAAAGAGAGTTACAGGCATTTTAAAACGAATGGCAAAAGGTGAAGTTTCGGAAGATTTAAAGGTTGATATTAATACAGGCGATGAAATAGAAGAGATGGCTCTGGCTTTGAACACAACCATTGATGGCATTGAGCACAAAACTACATTTGCCAATGAAATAGGAAGTGGGAACTATTCAACCTACCTAGAATTGCTGAGTGACAAGGATGTATTAGGTAAATCCTTGATTCACATGCGCGACAGTCTTAAAAAAGCTGCAGAAGAAGAGCAAAAAAGAAAGATTGAAGATCAAAAACGCTCTTGGGCAAACGAAGGTTATGCAAAATTTGGAGAGATTTTACGCCAGAACAACAACGACCTCCAAAAACTTTGCGATACTGTTATTGCCGCCCTTGTAAAATACGTTGGTGCAAATCAAGGTGGAATATTTTTATGGAACGATGAGGACAAATCGGATGAACATTTTGAGCTAGTTTCGGCATTTGCCTGGGACCGCAAGAAATATATAACCAAAAAAATAGAAAAGGGCGAAGGTCTTGTTGGTGCCTGTGCGCTTGAAAAAGAAACAATCTTTTTAACCGATGTGCCCGATGATTATGTAAACATTACTTCTGGGTTAGGCGATGCTAATCCTCGGTGTGTAATACTAGTACCACTTAAACATGAAGAAGAGGTTCTAGGTGTAATTGAGATGGCCTCGTTTAAGGTGCTAGAGCAACACGAAGTAGATTTCATTGAGAAGATAGCAGAGAGCATAGCGTCAACCATTCTTTCGGTTAAAATAAATGCTCGCACCAAAATGCTACTAGAGCAATCGCAAATGCAAGCCGAGGAGATGAAAGCTCAAGAGGAGGAGATGCGTCAGAACATGGAGGAGCTCCAAGCAACCCAAGAAGAGGTTGAACGCAAATCTGCTGAAATTGAAGAGTTTATAAGTTCCATCCACAACTCTGCCTATGTTATTGAGTACGATCTTAACGGTAATATTATCAGTGTAAACGATGCCTTTGTACAATTTGTAGGGGTTCCAAAGGAACAAATAATTGGCACTCATCATAGCGATAACCTAGAACTCTCTGCCGAACAGAAAAAAGAGTACGGCTCCTTCTGGGATAATCTTAAGGCAGGCGTTAGCAAAAAGGTTAAAGCCACTGTAAAATGGAAGGGCAAAACATATCATTTCCTTGAGACCTATATTCCTGTTAAGGATAGTGATGGTAAGGTTTATAAGATAATGAAACTTGCCTTTGACGATAAAGAGTTTAAGTAG
- the rplS gene encoding 50S ribosomal protein L19, which yields MDLVKIAEQAFIEKREHPEFKSGDTVVVHYKIKEGNKERIQNFRGVVIQRRGTGVSETFTVRKISSGIGVERIFPVHSPFIEKIEVLKHGKVRRARIFYFRELRGKKARIKEKRYIAGE from the coding sequence ATGGATCTCGTTAAAATTGCCGAGCAAGCATTTATTGAGAAAAGAGAGCATCCCGAATTTAAAAGTGGTGATACTGTAGTTGTACACTACAAAATCAAAGAGGGTAACAAGGAGCGTATCCAGAACTTCAGGGGTGTTGTTATTCAACGCAGAGGAACAGGCGTTTCAGAAACCTTTACTGTTAGAAAAATCTCTAGCGGAATTGGTGTTGAAAGAATTTTCCCTGTACACTCTCCATTTATTGAGAAAATAGAAGTTCTAAAGCATGGTAAGGTACGTCGTGCTCGCATCTTCTACTTCCGTGAACTAAGAGGAAAGAAAGCCCGCATTAAAGAGAAAAGATACATTGCAGGCGAATAA
- a CDS encoding NAD(P)H-binding protein: MQRKAAVFGSTGLIGSNLVQLLDDNKNYSEVFAYLRKLELSNSFNKVKFVEFNKDFTIGEGVDDVYICLGTTMKKVGSKEAFKAVDMDLVVDVASKAYDAGVKRLLVVSSIGANPNSSNFYLQTKGEMEEKVKSFNFELVAVVRPSMLLGERKEFRLAESIGIWFFRIFKFIFVGPFRRYRGIEALDVAKAMIQLALTSNGKIIVESEVLKQIADVYQ, translated from the coding sequence ATGCAACGAAAAGCAGCAGTATTCGGCAGTACTGGTTTGATTGGCTCAAACCTTGTTCAACTGTTAGATGATAATAAGAACTATTCAGAGGTATTTGCATACCTTAGAAAACTTGAACTATCAAATTCATTTAACAAGGTTAAGTTTGTTGAGTTTAATAAAGATTTCACAATAGGCGAAGGCGTTGATGATGTTTACATTTGCCTGGGTACAACAATGAAAAAAGTTGGAAGCAAAGAGGCATTTAAGGCTGTTGATATGGACTTGGTTGTTGATGTTGCCAGTAAAGCTTATGATGCTGGAGTAAAGCGATTACTGGTAGTTTCTTCAATTGGAGCAAATCCAAACTCAAGTAACTTTTACTTGCAGACAAAAGGCGAGATGGAGGAAAAGGTTAAGAGTTTTAACTTTGAGCTCGTTGCAGTTGTTCGCCCTTCTATGCTGCTCGGGGAACGAAAGGAGTTCCGGTTGGCCGAGAGCATTGGAATTTGGTTCTTTCGTATATTTAAGTTTATCTTTGTAGGCCCATTTAGGAGGTATAGAGGTATCGAGGCGCTTGATGTCGCAAAAGCAATGATTCAGTTAGCCTTAACTTCAAATGGTAAAATAATCGTTGAGTCTGAAGTCTTAAAACAAATTGCCGATGTCTACCAGTAG
- a CDS encoding IS30 family transposase, with translation MKHLTLEQRYAIKAYLDCGKTKSEIARALKVHKSTIYREISRNSSKRGAYNPDSANELAEERKERFCQNRRFDTSMQVKIDNWIKEEQWSPEQIKGHCDRNGIEMVSHERIYQYIRADKQAGGELHKHMRHKLKHRNRPVGGKRVVIKNKFYIDDRPAVINNKERFGDWEIDLIVGRNNKGAMVTLVERKTSMILIRKLEDGKDADGLANTVIRMLLPYKNSVKSITSDNGSEFARHEKIAKKLQADFYFAHPYSSWERGLSEYSNKLIRQYIPKKSNFDTFDSDFVKQVQHKINRRPRKTLHFSTPKTEFFNCVAFAC, from the coding sequence ATGAAGCATTTGACATTGGAGCAAAGATACGCAATAAAAGCGTATTTGGATTGCGGGAAAACAAAAAGTGAAATAGCCAGGGCTTTAAAAGTTCACAAGAGCACTATTTATCGTGAAATAAGTCGCAATAGTAGCAAGCGAGGTGCTTATAATCCTGATTCTGCTAACGAGTTAGCGGAAGAGAGGAAAGAGCGTTTCTGTCAGAATCGCAGGTTTGATACAAGCATGCAAGTAAAGATAGACAATTGGATAAAAGAAGAGCAGTGGTCGCCTGAGCAAATAAAGGGGCATTGTGATAGAAATGGAATTGAAATGGTATCTCATGAAAGAATATACCAGTACATAAGGGCAGATAAACAGGCCGGAGGGGAGCTGCATAAGCATATGCGGCATAAGCTAAAACACCGCAATCGTCCTGTTGGAGGGAAGCGTGTAGTTATAAAAAACAAGTTTTACATTGACGATAGGCCTGCTGTAATAAACAACAAGGAGCGTTTTGGTGATTGGGAGATTGACCTAATTGTTGGGAGGAATAATAAAGGAGCAATGGTAACTTTAGTTGAAAGAAAAACATCAATGATTTTAATAAGGAAATTGGAGGATGGTAAAGATGCAGATGGACTTGCTAATACCGTAATTAGAATGCTACTGCCCTATAAGAACAGCGTAAAATCAATAACCAGTGATAACGGTTCCGAATTTGCCAGACATGAAAAAATAGCGAAAAAATTGCAGGCTGACTTTTACTTCGCTCATCCATATTCTTCTTGGGAAAGAGGATTAAGTGAGTACTCTAATAAATTAATAAGACAGTACATCCCTAAAAAATCAAATTTTGATACCTTTGATTCAGATTTTGTGAAACAAGTACAACATAAAATAAACAGAAGACCAAGGAAGACTTTGCATTTTAGTACTCCAAAAACAGAGTTCTTTAATTGTGTCGCATTTGCTTGTTGA
- the murB gene encoding UDP-N-acetylmuramate dehydrogenase, whose translation MFVIKKDISLKPFNTFGIEAKAEYFARANTIEKILYSINFASYNKLPILIIGGGSNILLTRNIEGVVVNPTIQGIQLQRDKPDSYIFRVGAGVVWDKFVEFAVQNNLGGVENLSHIPGCVGAAPIQNIGAYGVEAKDTIVKVEGIDIASRKTVEFTNADCKFGYRDSVFKNELKGKVIITYVWIELSKKPQFVLDYGNLVDEVKKYGDTNLQNIRKAVIAIRSSKLPDPVEIGNAGSFFKNPVVSASKYESLAAEYPDIRGFHISDDEYKVPAGWLIEKAGWKGKRLGNCGVHDKQALVLVNFGGASGIEIHELAQKIQQSVKEKFGIHLEPEVNVL comes from the coding sequence ATGTTTGTTATAAAGAAAGATATATCCTTAAAACCCTTTAACACATTTGGTATTGAGGCAAAAGCAGAATATTTTGCACGTGCAAATACCATTGAGAAAATATTGTATTCAATAAACTTTGCATCCTACAATAAGTTGCCAATTTTAATTATTGGTGGTGGTAGCAATATTCTTTTAACTAGAAACATTGAGGGTGTTGTAGTTAATCCAACAATTCAAGGAATACAGCTCCAACGCGATAAGCCCGACAGCTATATTTTTAGGGTAGGTGCTGGAGTTGTTTGGGATAAATTTGTTGAATTTGCAGTGCAGAATAATTTGGGAGGAGTTGAAAACCTTTCCCACATTCCTGGATGCGTTGGTGCTGCTCCAATTCAGAATATTGGAGCTTATGGTGTTGAGGCCAAAGATACCATTGTGAAGGTTGAGGGGATTGACATTGCTTCGAGAAAAACTGTTGAGTTTACAAATGCCGATTGTAAATTTGGCTATCGCGATAGCGTGTTTAAAAACGAGTTAAAGGGGAAGGTAATAATCACCTATGTATGGATTGAACTATCCAAGAAACCTCAATTTGTATTAGATTATGGCAATTTAGTAGATGAGGTAAAAAAATATGGTGATACCAACCTCCAAAATATTAGAAAAGCAGTAATTGCAATTCGTTCTAGCAAATTACCCGATCCTGTTGAGATTGGTAATGCGGGAAGTTTCTTTAAAAATCCTGTAGTTAGCGCATCTAAATATGAAAGTTTAGCAGCTGAGTATCCCGATATTAGAGGATTCCATATATCTGATGATGAATATAAAGTCCCTGCAGGCTGGCTAATAGAGAAGGCTGGATGGAAAGGTAAACGTTTGGGTAATTGTGGCGTTCATGATAAGCAAGCACTTGTTTTAGTGAACTTTGGAGGTGCTTCGGGCATAGAAATTCATGAATTGGCTCAAAAAATTCAACAATCTGTTAAAGAAAAGTTTGGGATACACCTAGAACCTGAGGTGAACGTTTTATAG
- a CDS encoding inorganic pyrophosphatase, producing the protein MTNRIMDPIGRLMGLRYKSHPWHGVDVGPKAPEEVTTYIEMVTTDTVKYEVDKVSGYLRIDRPQKYSNVLPALYGFIPQTLCDEQVASIAREKTERDDLSGDGDPLDICVLTEKNIVHGNLLAIAIPIGGLRMIDGNQADDKIIAVLKDDAVYGHFRNIDQCPEAIITRLKHYFLTYKDLPGAHRDCEITHVYGVDEAHTVINAALNDYRKKFENLDTILSQYGMMKP; encoded by the coding sequence ATGACAAATAGAATTATGGATCCCATTGGTCGTTTAATGGGATTGAGGTATAAATCACACCCCTGGCATGGGGTTGATGTAGGGCCTAAAGCCCCTGAAGAGGTTACAACCTATATTGAAATGGTTACTACCGATACGGTTAAGTATGAGGTTGATAAGGTGTCGGGATATCTTCGTATCGACAGGCCCCAGAAGTACTCAAATGTTTTACCAGCATTGTATGGATTTATTCCACAAACGCTTTGCGACGAGCAAGTAGCCTCCATCGCACGTGAAAAAACAGAGAGGGATGATCTTTCTGGCGATGGCGATCCTTTGGATATATGTGTGCTCACCGAAAAAAATATTGTACACGGAAACTTGTTGGCCATTGCAATCCCTATTGGGGGGTTGAGGATGATTGATGGGAACCAAGCCGACGATAAGATAATTGCCGTGCTTAAGGATGATGCTGTTTATGGGCATTTCAGAAATATTGACCAATGTCCTGAAGCCATTATTACACGTCTTAAGCATTACTTTCTAACATACAAAGACCTGCCAGGCGCACATCGCGATTGTGAAATTACTCATGTTTATGGCGTTGATGAGGCTCACACCGTTATTAATGCTGCTTTAAATGATTATAGAAAGAAGTTTGAGAACCTTGACACAATCCTCTCCCAATATGGTATGATGAAACCATAG
- the ggt gene encoding gamma-glutamyltransferase encodes MKKLVLLILLSSLIVPLKLFSQDRMTGLNFATRSEVIAQHGMACTSQPLATQVAIDILKKGGTAVDAAIAANAMLGLVEPTGSGIGGDLFAIVWDARSQKLYGLNASGRSPNSLTLDYFKQKGITHIPAFGPLPVSVPGCVDGWFELHQKFGRLPMKQILEPAITYAREGFPVSELIAFYWQRNAQRLKQYEGFADVFMPNGKAPSKGEIFKNPYLANTYELIAQKGRDEFYKGSIARTIDEYMKRNGGFLSYEDLAEHKSEWVEPVSTNYRGYDVWELPPNGQGIATLQILNILENFDVASMGFGSAEYMHLFIEAKKLAFEDRARYYADPDFSDVPYMKLISKDYAEERAKLIDLNRASRRYDAGELQTGNTVYLTVADKDGNMVSLIQSNYRGMGSGMTPTGLGFVLQDRGELFSLEEGHPNVYEPGKRPFHTIIPGFITKDGKPFVSFGVMGGGMQPQGHAQVIVNLIDFGMNLQEAGDAPRIRHDGSSEPTGEKMTNGGQVYLESGFDYQEIRELLKKGHKIGFSVGGYGGYQAIMYDAENGVYYGASESRKDGQAAGY; translated from the coding sequence ATGAAAAAATTAGTTTTGTTGATATTATTATCCAGCCTAATAGTTCCTTTAAAACTATTCTCGCAGGATAGAATGACAGGCTTGAATTTTGCCACTCGCTCTGAGGTGATTGCCCAGCACGGAATGGCCTGTACGAGTCAACCTTTGGCAACACAAGTTGCTATCGATATTTTAAAGAAAGGTGGTACCGCTGTAGATGCTGCTATTGCTGCGAATGCTATGTTAGGTTTAGTAGAGCCAACTGGTAGTGGAATTGGAGGGGATTTGTTTGCCATTGTATGGGATGCCAGGTCCCAAAAACTATACGGGCTAAATGCGAGTGGACGGTCTCCAAATTCCCTAACGCTTGACTACTTTAAGCAAAAGGGGATTACACACATTCCTGCTTTTGGACCTCTACCAGTTTCGGTGCCTGGTTGTGTTGATGGCTGGTTTGAATTACATCAAAAGTTTGGCCGTTTACCCATGAAACAAATACTTGAGCCTGCGATTACTTATGCACGTGAAGGATTTCCTGTTTCTGAACTAATTGCCTTTTACTGGCAACGCAATGCTCAACGCTTAAAACAGTACGAGGGTTTTGCTGATGTTTTTATGCCAAATGGGAAGGCTCCATCAAAAGGAGAGATTTTTAAAAATCCATATCTGGCAAATACCTACGAATTAATTGCTCAGAAAGGGCGTGATGAGTTTTATAAGGGTTCAATTGCACGCACAATTGATGAATACATGAAACGCAATGGAGGTTTCCTTAGCTATGAGGATTTAGCTGAACACAAATCGGAATGGGTTGAACCGGTTTCTACTAATTATCGTGGGTATGATGTTTGGGAACTTCCGCCTAACGGACAGGGTATTGCTACTTTGCAGATCCTTAACATACTTGAAAACTTTGATGTTGCCTCAATGGGTTTTGGTAGCGCTGAATATATGCATCTGTTCATCGAAGCAAAAAAGTTAGCCTTTGAGGATAGGGCCCGGTATTATGCCGATCCTGATTTTTCCGATGTCCCATACATGAAACTAATCTCGAAGGATTATGCAGAGGAAAGAGCAAAGCTGATAGACTTAAATCGAGCATCAAGGCGATACGATGCAGGTGAACTTCAAACAGGTAATACGGTTTACCTAACAGTTGCCGATAAGGATGGTAATATGGTGTCGTTAATTCAAAGCAACTATCGTGGTATGGGCTCAGGAATGACTCCCACTGGGCTTGGCTTTGTCCTTCAGGATAGGGGAGAACTTTTTAGTCTTGAGGAAGGTCACCCAAATGTTTATGAACCTGGTAAGCGACCTTTTCACACCATTATTCCGGGTTTTATCACAAAGGATGGGAAACCATTTGTTAGTTTTGGCGTCATGGGCGGAGGAATGCAACCCCAGGGGCATGCTCAGGTTATTGTAAATCTAATTGATTTTGGAATGAACTTGCAAGAGGCTGGTGACGCCCCTAGAATTCGCCATGATGGAAGCTCAGAGCCAACAGGTGAAAAAATGACCAATGGTGGCCAGGTTTACCTAGAATCAGGTTTCGATTACCAAGAAATTCGCGAGCTGCTTAAAAAAGGACACAAGATTGGTTTTAGCGTGGGAGGATATGGAGGATATCAAGCCATTATGTATGATGCAGAGAATGGAGTCTACTATGGCGCTTCGGAATCACGTAAGGATGGGCAGGCTGCTGGATATTAG
- the hydE gene encoding [FeFe] hydrogenase H-cluster radical SAM maturase HydE — translation MNISNLLNKEHFSKEELVQLLSCEGDEKTKIFEKAAEVKAKYVGKKVYFRGLIEMSNLCRKNCLYCGIRAGNTNVHRYDLTDEEVVEAAKFAWENRYGSIAIQTGEVNTTDFVERIENLLDKINQATNHELGITLSLGEQTEETYRRWFNKGAIRYLLRIEASNRELYAKLHPNDKHHDFDARVECLKNLRKVGYQVGTGVMIGLPFQTLEHLAEDLLWMQEIDVDMVGMGPYIEHPDTPLFQHKDTLLPINERFNLALKMTALLRIIMKDINIAAPTALQAIDPLGREKAIKVGANVVMPNITPGAYRNDYKLYENKPCIDDAADDCKNCLEARIQLTGDEIGYGEQGNSKHFCQRIANM, via the coding sequence ATGAATATTAGCAATCTTTTAAATAAAGAGCATTTCAGCAAAGAGGAGCTAGTTCAGCTTTTGAGCTGTGAAGGAGACGAGAAAACCAAAATATTTGAAAAAGCAGCAGAGGTAAAGGCAAAATACGTTGGCAAAAAGGTATATTTTAGGGGGTTAATTGAGATGTCCAACTTATGCCGCAAGAACTGTTTATACTGTGGGATACGTGCTGGGAACACCAATGTTCACCGATACGATTTGACCGATGAGGAGGTTGTAGAAGCAGCTAAGTTTGCATGGGAAAACCGTTACGGAAGCATAGCCATTCAAACCGGTGAGGTTAATACAACCGATTTTGTTGAACGAATCGAGAACTTACTTGACAAGATTAACCAGGCAACAAATCACGAGCTGGGCATTACCCTCTCATTAGGAGAACAAACTGAAGAAACTTATCGCCGATGGTTCAACAAGGGCGCTATCCGATACCTGCTCCGTATTGAAGCATCGAACCGTGAACTTTATGCTAAGCTACATCCTAATGATAAGCACCACGATTTTGATGCACGTGTTGAATGCCTGAAGAATTTACGTAAGGTTGGTTACCAGGTTGGTACTGGAGTTATGATTGGCTTGCCATTCCAAACATTGGAGCATCTGGCAGAGGATCTGCTTTGGATGCAAGAAATTGATGTGGATATGGTTGGTATGGGACCATACATTGAGCATCCCGACACGCCACTATTCCAGCACAAGGACACTTTGCTTCCCATTAATGAACGTTTTAACCTTGCCCTAAAAATGACAGCCCTTTTGCGTATTATAATGAAAGACATTAATATTGCGGCCCCCACTGCTCTACAAGCTATCGACCCGCTTGGCAGAGAAAAAGCTATAAAGGTTGGGGCCAATGTTGTTATGCCTAATATTACTCCAGGAGCATACCGAAACGATTACAAACTTTACGAAAATAAACCTTGTATAGATGATGCTGCCGATGACTGCAAAAACTGCCTCGAAGCAAGAATACAACTAACCGGCGATGAAATTGGTTATGGCGAGCAGGGCAACTCAAAACATTTTTGTCAAAGAATTGCAAACATGTGA
- a CDS encoding glycosyltransferase translates to MKIGIFSTSKIATDQRIQKVSNTLSANGYSVTIYCRKHNKIGYKSENIKIKFINTIFDNGPLFYLQYNIQIFFKILFSRFDIIYCNDLDTLTGCALGSAMRNKKLIYDSHELFTEVPELVNRSLIKFIWRIQEKVFIRKANAIITVSDGVASELTRRYKVKEVNVIRNLPVIRETEVFKDKQPTIIYQGSLNVGRGIELAIEMMKHLPCYKLLIVGTGDIEIQLRKQMLESNLYDRVQFLGQLPPHELRLLTPTAWLGLSLEEDLGLNYRYALPNKLFDYIAAQVPVLVSDLPEMRKVVEKYKVGIVAKSRKPAELANQIGDFFDDKQEYESALKNIKSAVKDLNWQNEESKLIEVVKRVAAS, encoded by the coding sequence ATGAAGATTGGCATTTTCAGCACATCAAAAATTGCAACAGATCAGCGCATTCAGAAAGTTTCAAACACTCTTTCGGCAAATGGGTATAGTGTTACCATATATTGTAGGAAACACAATAAAATTGGGTATAAGAGTGAAAATATTAAGATTAAATTCATAAATACGATTTTCGACAATGGTCCACTTTTCTACCTACAGTATAACATTCAAATATTTTTTAAGATTCTTTTCTCAAGGTTTGACATAATCTACTGTAACGATTTAGATACACTAACTGGCTGTGCATTAGGTTCGGCAATGCGAAACAAGAAACTTATTTACGATAGTCATGAGCTTTTTACCGAAGTCCCGGAACTAGTTAATCGTAGCTTAATTAAATTCATTTGGCGCATACAAGAAAAGGTATTTATTCGTAAAGCCAATGCTATAATTACAGTTTCAGATGGAGTTGCCAGTGAGTTAACGAGAAGATATAAAGTAAAAGAAGTTAATGTAATACGAAATCTTCCAGTCATTAGGGAAACTGAGGTTTTTAAGGACAAACAGCCAACAATCATTTATCAAGGATCATTGAATGTTGGTAGGGGAATAGAACTTGCCATTGAGATGATGAAACACCTCCCCTGCTATAAGCTACTTATTGTAGGCACTGGCGACATAGAAATACAGCTTCGAAAGCAAATGCTTGAAAGCAATTTATACGATAGAGTTCAATTTTTGGGACAACTCCCCCCCCATGAGCTCAGGCTTTTAACTCCAACTGCGTGGTTAGGCCTCTCACTAGAAGAGGATTTGGGACTTAATTACAGGTATGCTCTACCAAATAAGCTTTTCGATTATATTGCTGCACAGGTACCAGTTCTTGTAAGCGACCTGCCAGAAATGAGAAAAGTTGTTGAAAAATATAAAGTTGGAATTGTGGCAAAAAGTCGAAAGCCAGCAGAACTTGCAAATCAGATAGGTGATTTCTTTGACGATAAGCAAGAATACGAGTCAGCGCTTAAGAATATTAAAAGCGCAGTTAAAGATCTAAACTGGCAGAACGAAGAATCTAAACTAATTGAAGTAGTAAAAAGAGTAGCAGCTAGCTAA